Within Gemmatimonadaceae bacterium, the genomic segment TCGGGCGACTGCCGGTCGATCGTGCTCAGCACGGCGCACGTGTGCGAGTCGAAGCCGAACGACGCGTCGGTGTACCCGATGCGCTCGATCGTCGCGCGCACGATGTCGGGCACGTGCACGTAGGTCGACGTCGTGATCTCGCCGGCGACGCACGCGAGGCCGGTCGTGACCAGCGTCTCGCAGGCGACGCGCGCGTCGGGATCGTCGGTCAGGATCGCGTCGAGAACCGCGTCGGAGATCGCGTCGGCGATCTTGTCGGGGTGTCCTTCGGTGACCGACTCGGAGGTGAACAGCCGTCGATCGGGCATGACTGACCTCAGTCGGCCGCGGCGTCGTGACCGATCACTTCGGCCAGACGCTCGCGTAGAATCGCTTCGGACTCGGTCGCCGTCGCGGCGTCGGCGGCGGCGTTCGCGGCCTCCTGCGCGGCGGCGACCGAGATGCTGCGCACGATTCGTTTGACCAGCGGCACCGACCGCGGCGCGACGCTCAGCTGGCGCACGCCGAGCCCGATGAGCGCGAACGCCATGAGCGGCTGCGACGCCATCTCGCCGCAGACGGCGCTGTCGAGCAGATGTTGGTCGGCGGTGAAGATGGTGCGACGAATGAGACGCAAGACCGCCGGATGCAACGGCGTGAAGCGCATCGCGAGGTTCGCGTTGCCTCGGTCGACGGCCAGCGTGTACTGCACCAGGTCGTTCGTACCGATGCTGAAGAAGGCGACGTCGTCGACGAACGTGTTGCATGCGACGGCCGCGGCGGGTGTTTCGATCATCACGCCGAGCGGGACGTCGCGGCGGAACTTCGCCCCACGTGCCTCGAGCTCGGCCGCCGCCTCGTCGAGGAGCTTCCTCGCTTGGCGCACTTCGTCGACCGTCACGACGAGCGGCAACATGATTCGCACGTCGCCGTGAACGGCGGCGCGAAGGAGCGCGCGCAGCTGCACGCTGAACAACTCGGGCTGGTCGAGGCACATGCGGATCGCGCGCCAGCCGAGGAACGGATTCGGCTCGCTCGGGAATCCGCCGACCGGCAGCTTGTCGCCGCCGATGTCGAACGTCCGGATGACGACGGGTTTGCCGCCGAACGCCTCGACGACGCGCTTGTACGCCTTGTACTGCTCGTCTTCGTCGGGCATCGTCGCGCGGCCGACGACGAGGAACTCCGTGCGCATGAGTCCCACGCCTTCCGCGCCGCTCGTCGCGCCGATGTCCGCTTCCTCGGGCAAGTCGACGTTCGCGCGCAGCGTGATGCGAACGCCGTCGGTCGTCACCGCGTCGAGCGTGGCGAGGTGACGGAGATCCGCTTCCTCGAGGGCTTCCTGCCGCGCGCGCTCTTTGTACGCGTCGATCTCGAAGTGCGTCGGATTGATGGCGAGGAGCCCGGTGGATCCGTCGAGAATCGCGGTCTCGTGGCCCTGCAACTGCTGCGTCGCCGTGCGAAGACCGACGATCGCGGGAAGTCCGAGTGATCGCGCGAGGATCGCGACATGGGACGTGCGCGTGCCGGCGTCGGTCGCGATCGCGATGATCGCGTCGCGGTCGAGCTGCACGGTGAGACTCGGTGTGAGGTCGTGTGTAACCAGGATCGCCTTGGCGCCTTTCGGGAGGTCCACCGGATCGTGGTCCGGGAGGTCGAGCAATAGCGTCAGCACGCGAATCTCGACGTCCTTCAGATCGCCGATACGCTCGCGGAGCATCGGATGTCCGGCGCGCGCGAAACGCTCGCGCCACTCGAGCATCACGATCTCGAACGCTTTTTCGGCGGAGAGATTCTGGTGGATGAGCGCCTCGGAGCCGGCGATCAACTCGCG encodes:
- the ptsP gene encoding phosphoenolpyruvate--protein phosphotransferase gives rise to the protein MDKKLTGIPASPGIAVGTVHLLRWEVPDVPQRIIPDDAIPREIARLHDARARAKDRLTTIRDRVERTAGPQEAAIFDVQREVLDDRELIAGSEALIHQNLSAEKAFEIVMLEWRERFARAGHPMLRERIGDLKDVEIRVLTLLLDLPDHDPVDLPKGAKAILVTHDLTPSLTVQLDRDAIIAIATDAGTRTSHVAILARSLGLPAIVGLRTATQQLQGHETAILDGSTGLLAINPTHFEIDAYKERARQEALEEADLRHLATLDAVTTDGVRITLRANVDLPEEADIGATSGAEGVGLMRTEFLVVGRATMPDEDEQYKAYKRVVEAFGGKPVVIRTFDIGGDKLPVGGFPSEPNPFLGWRAIRMCLDQPELFSVQLRALLRAAVHGDVRIMLPLVVTVDEVRQARKLLDEAAAELEARGAKFRRDVPLGVMIETPAAAVACNTFVDDVAFFSIGTNDLVQYTLAVDRGNANLAMRFTPLHPAVLRLIRRTIFTADQHLLDSAVCGEMASQPLMAFALIGLGVRQLSVAPRSVPLVKRIVRSISVAAAQEAANAAADAATATESEAILRERLAEVIGHDAAAD